cagcaatcaattgagataggtaaggaaatatagatgaaaaaggaagcatatcacaatttcggccagatcaagataaatatggcaaaggcagtttttttttttttggatttcaaatttttcttccaaaagagattatgtgataatttatcaagaaaATGCAGCAATGAATACGCAAGCTTTCACTGAaatcaacaaggaagaaaaagaaaaactaaaaaaaaaactctagatcctgagataaataagaatttacctcattTTGACTTTGATatcaactgacgcggaaccctatgacacaagtctcaaacccacacgcacaagtagatatgaaatccaaatatttgataaactcacctcctatggcaccctaaacttggagaaactGAAACACCAATTATCGAAAGATTtagattcttttattttattaattaaaatataataattaataattaattaaaaaataaaataataattaatataataaatatattacaatcgaagattaaaaaaaaagtgttaAATTGTCACCTGATTGTTATTAGCATTTATCATACTAAAAATATCCGAAGTCGCAAGTGTGGTCCGTAATACATTGGAAGAGCCGAATTCTTGAGTAGGTGATGGTGGTGACTCATGAGCTGTGACTGAACTCGTCACTGGTTTTTAAGCTAACCAAGGTCCAAAACAAATCAGGAAGCAAAGCTAAGAAACCAAACTGCCCTTCTCCCCAACCAATTTGCTTTGGACGACTCAACCACGGTTTTCTCGGGCCAGGTGGCTTTGACTGAAAACACCCCAATTACCAAAGCCAAATTCTTGAAAAACAACCCCCCCACTTCCCCATTTTCTCCATTCCTCCAACGCCTGCTGCTGCTGctctctcctcctcctccaccgcCACAAACCTCTTCAAGAATTACAGAAACACCGCATGGCTGATACCGATGAGGACTATCTCGGAGCAGGAGTCTCGAGCACTACTAGTTTCTCGCAGTTGCTCTTATCTGATGACGATAATGACATTGTTGGCATTCACATGAGCCATGATTTTCATTACTCTTCTTCTGCTGCCACTGGAAATCCTCCTAAAATGCTCTGTTTTGGAGATTTTCACCATCTTCAGAAAGCCCAAGACGATACTAATGTCGTTTTACATAGTGAACCCACCATAAGTACCCTTCAGAAATCTTCTGGTGTCACATGCAGCGAGTCCTCTTCCACTTCTTCTGCAAACAATATCAGCAACAGTAAAAATGTCAATACTGCCTCCAGATCAACAGTAAGGGATTGTAATACTTTTGGGatcttttacttttttattatttttgctcaTGTCTGGTAACCGATTGCAGAGGAAAAATGGGTCAAGCCAAAAATCTGGGCTGAGCAATAGGAGCATAGCAAAAACTCGATTGACAAGTGACAGAACAAGTAAAAAGTCTAAAACTGAGACTCCCATTTCTTCTGCACAACCAAAGGTTCGAATTTGCATTTTAAAAAATCGGCATGCATGCATGTCACTTCTTATATTGCATGCTCCATACCAGAAAGTTCTCAAGGATATATAAGATgattatgttttaatatattctcATAATTTACTgctaattatctctgtaataaTATAGGTGAGGAAAGAGAAGCTAGGAGAACGAGTCACTGCATTGCAGCAACTCGTGTCACCCTTTGGCAAGGTACAAAAACTGCGCATAATTATgctaattatttcattttctaaGGAAAAGAAGACGGGTATGGGCGGACACAAGGGCAATTCTTACCTAAACTGGGTTCACATGAATGCATATCGTTAATACATAAGTTTTATATCGACCCATTATATATTTACACTGGAGTCACCTAACCCAGTATTTTCCTGTGCCTAAAGCAGCCCTTCAAGAAAATGAATAGATATTTTGTTGATTATTGTATGGAAAATAAATGGTAACTGAGTTCAGGAATTGAAATGTATTGCAGACAGATACGGCGTCGGTTCTACATGAAGCGATGGGATATATCAGGTTCCTCCAAGACCAGGTTCAGGTGCTATGTTCTCCTTACCTGAAACATCCACTTGTGAGTACTATACCCCACATCATCTCTGTCCTTTTCACTCTCATGTGCTTCCACGTCAGCACCCCCCACATTATGTTGGACCAATATTTTATTGAGAGCAAGTCTCATTGATAAATCATGTCGCAGGTTGTTTGATAAAGTATGACTATTTTTGTTAGTGAATTGAGATGCCTTGTGGTACTGAGATGGGTTTTGTTGTTTTATTTACTGTGGTAAATAAtgagcagaagaagaagagtgaGGAAAATGGAGGAGAAGAAGCAAGAAAGGACCTGAAAAGCAGGGGATTGTGTCTGGTACCAGTGGAATGGACCGTACACGTGGCAAGCAGCAATGGTGCAGATTACTGGTCACATGCCAGTGGAAGTGCAAGTGAATCTATCTGTCCATGAAGTCATAATTTTTGAGAGAGAGGATCAAAAAGGGTAAAAATGTGGGTAGAAAGAACGGTAAAAACAGAAGAGTTTTTAACTTTTAACTGCGAATTTTGGTGTAGATGAATAGGTGAAAAGTGGGAAGAGAAAGGAGGGATCTTTTTGTTAGATGTTTTTGGTAAGAAAAATACATGTGGGTTTTCGTTTGAGGGAGGGAAGTTTGTAGCTTTTTAAGGATGGCTGGCTGGCTTACAACTGTATATCTTCAAGGGTTGTTTTCACCGATTACCAATGAAATTTTGAGAAGAGGACTACTGGGCTTGGTTTTGTAGTTCAGTTCTTTGCTTTTCAAAGTGCTCCAAAGTTGATGAATTTTTAGTACTTGAAGCTTTAACTCTCCCACAgtcattcttttttcttttttcttttttttaaattgtcatgttattttctatttataacCTTATTAGGTTTTAAgactcataattttttatttaacaggCTTTAAGTCTGTCCACTttgttttttcataaataattttttattaattttttaaatatatttatattaaaaacaattttattttgggagagattttttaaaaaataagataaaattaaataaaattataatagtcaatttatatatttttataaaataataaaagaaaaataataattttgagataattaaaattaaatagaattataatatgttagtatagtgaaaaaatgaaaaataataattttaaaataatttaaaaaaggaaatatttatttttaaaccatttattttttaaaatcatttaatattAACATGTGTTTACAGATATGATCATTTAAAGGtgtttaagaaaaattattttaaatttttttaaactgcTATTAATTAGTATTATTCATTTTGTGTACAAAACTTAAAACTTAAATGGTAGATATGGCGGGACGAATGTAGTATTTTTGTAGAGCTTATTTGATTTTAGTGTTTAAGCTGTGACAGTTGATTGTTTGCTAAATAAACCCTCCCATGAAACTTGCTTCTTtcgtaaaaaagaaataaaattttcaattaactgGAATAATAGAGTGTATATACTTTTGCATCAAGTAAAGCTATGGAGGCCACGTGgattaatttaaatgattaagtatttatagatttttttaaattcttttaaatatttatagattgatatatttattataaatgaattaatGTTAGATAGATTGTTTGTGAATTCATTTATttctgtttaattttataaacatattACACATCCATCCCTAtccatttaaagttttaaaaggaTTATACGATTCATTtgtacttatttataaatatatttatgtccatttaattttataaacagattatatatctatttataaattcatttatattcatttaattttacgaATGAATTATATGCCATATTTgagaaattatttgattttacaATTGAATTACATGTCCATTTATGGATCCGCTTGTAAGTTTACAAACAAATTACATGTTTGTTTGTAAGTATGTttgtgtttatttaattttacaaatggacTACACATCTATTTGAGAAGCCATTTAtaaccatttaattttacaaacagatTACACGTCCATTGTTTATAAATCTATTTgtctctatttaattttataactagATTTATACATTCATTTACAAGTTTATTTTATgtacatttaattttacaaatggatTACACATCCATTTGATAAGCCAtctatatctatttaattttttaaacggaTTACATGTTAGTTATATGTACTACAACCAATCAATTGATTATAGTTGGACgttatattttatgtatttttaagtatttaatatattttaataaaaatatttatttatttttagtatttgtttaattgaattttgaataaaaataaaattcatgagactatattactgtgtaaagaaaattataatatagttataattgtgagattcctattgaatttaaataatatgtttaaatgtttctggtcaatatttttatcattattgaaTAATGATTAAAGAGCTGTTGAGAATAATACATATTATGTTTTTCTTTTAGATGAAATAACTAATCTCATAGGTTGAGTTATGTGAGATATCTAAAACTAATATGTACACTAAACTGATCCACTTGAGAAATCATATGTAAAATAATATGTAGTTATAGATTACTCAAGTGATGGTTGTGTGAATAATCCCTTGACTTAAATTCAATAAGTCATCTTATATAGGAACTTCTATATTTTGATTCATCTTACTCATTACTTCATGAGTAGTACATAGGAATGAATTGTGATAGTAGAAACTGAAGGtatttatgtgattgagataGAATCTATCATCcaaaattaattagtgaatgTTTTATTTGTTCTCTGCTAGCATTGATCATAAAAATTCTTATagaatgaaattagcaaattaaatttgaaatttcatttaataTGTCAATAGCTAATACATGAAAATTAATACGATTTAACATAGTAGACACACTCCATGCATTAATTGTTAAATCGATACATTGATGATGAAAGAATATTAATTACATCAAGAAACCATACACTGAAAGGTTAAGTCAAACCACTAAGACATTCCAAATATTTGCATAGTCTTACCATATTGTTAGACAATgttattgatttttaaattaattaattagttaattatatttattgtcaACAAATTTGAAATCTAGTGGATCACACACACATAAATAATTGCATGAGAAGTCAAATCAAGTAGAACTTTATTACATATAAGTTTTATAatattagataaaattttaatttgaaatgatTACGATTTTGacctaattaattaagtagagatttaattaaatttatctaaGATTTATATAACTGATTATTAAAGTTTTGGatattattgtaatttatttatttaattgattaaataaataaataaataatactatACTAAACCCTAGGGATTTAGTAGTGAACCACTAGAATTCGTAGGAATAGTTGAGAGCTAACACTCAAAACCTCTTCTCTTTCTCAATCCTTACAGCTACTctaagatttttttaattcgTTTATGTGTGGATATCATTATAGACCATACACTTGAACGGTTTATGGTTTGAAACAATTCAACCGATATGAACGATCTGATGTTTTGctgtaaagaaaataaaagatatttattttCTCCACTATTTGCTTTATTCGTTTAAACATAATTtatggtggagaaatttaatccaattaaatcttaatattacatgtctatttgtgaatatatttataattatttaattttataaatatatttataattataattataaattcattTGAGAAATTGTTTgtgtctatttaattttacaatgaATTACATGTTCATTTGTGAATCtaattatatctatttaattttacaaacagatTACACTTTTATTTGTGAATCTGtttatatccatttaattttacaaatagattACATGTCATGAATCCATTTgtgtccatttaattttatagacaGATTACACATCAATTTGtcttcatttaattttacaaatggatTACACGTCTATTTGAGAAGTCACATGtgtccatttaattttacaaacggaTTTCATATCCGTTTGCAAATCCatttgatacggatccaatagggcaaacttctaacaatagtgtggagcaaacttatttcattcaaatgtatctaaaaggagttcaaaatcatattcatatgatccatatatatttggggcatgcttcaactcatatggggcagatttggtacaacacttgcaatcataggcttagggagcctaatcaaacctatgggctaaaactacacaaaggaaaggctaaagtgaagatcaagaaggGCTTTTGttaagattcagctttgtcatggtgggcttgctatattgttattattgaaacacttgttttattttagctttgtttgggcttgtattctgactatattttatcttttaagttttagagtgttgggccatgttttgggcttatgttttaaaacttatgtgttattttgtgtgtgattgggcttgggccttatgtgtttaagtcaggcccaagaagagtgtcttagggttttatttgtttttctcgttactatataaggataagaaacaattgtaagaggcagcttttaatcaaaatttcagaattattttcatgcctttggcgtgtattgctttgagtgagagtgaggaattgctttcatcaattgcaccaggaatcttggcttacttatcaactattcgttgtggcgtttgtcggattctcatctaaatccttcgatcattggtgtttcatcttctctaagtgtggggtgccataggaggtgagtttctcaaatctttggattccatatctacttgtgcgtgtgggtttgaggcttgtgccatagggttccgcgtcagttggtatcagagccaaagtgaggtaaattcttatttatctcaggatctagagttatttttttgagttttcttttAGGTAGACCAATCACAACACAGCTCCGTTGGACAAATCACAACATAGCTC
This region of Manihot esculenta cultivar AM560-2 chromosome 10, M.esculenta_v8, whole genome shotgun sequence genomic DNA includes:
- the LOC110625262 gene encoding transcription factor bHLH113 isoform X2 encodes the protein MADTDEDYLGAGVSSTTSFSQLLLSDDDNDIVGIHMSHDFHYSSSAATGNPPKMLCFGDFHHLQKAQDDTNVVLHSEPTISTLQKSSGVTCSESSSTSSANNISNSKNVNTASRSTRKNGSSQKSGLSNRSIAKTRLTSDRTSKKSKTETPISSAQPKVRKEKLGERVTALQQLVSPFGKTDTASVLHEAMGYIRFLQDQVQKKKSEENGGEEARKDLKSRGLCLVPVEWTVHVASSNGADYWSHASGSASESICP
- the LOC110625262 gene encoding transcription factor bHLH113 isoform X1 encodes the protein MADTDEDYLGAGVSSTTSFSQLLLSDDDNDIVGIHMSHDFHYSSSAATGNPPKMLCFGDFHHLQKAQDDTNVVLHSEPTISTLQKSSGVTCSESSSTSSANNISNSKNVNTASRSTRKNGSSQKSGLSNRSIAKTRLTSDRTSKKSKTETPISSAQPKVRKEKLGERVTALQQLVSPFGKTDTASVLHEAMGYIRFLQDQVQVLCSPYLKHPLKKKSEENGGEEARKDLKSRGLCLVPVEWTVHVASSNGADYWSHASGSASESICP